From a region of the Garciella nitratireducens DSM 15102 genome:
- a CDS encoding ABC transporter substrate-binding protein has translation MNGWRKVFVVIMIVFLTFTWTACSNTTHKENTTAGEKENTTIEEDKTTYPITITDDLGNKVTFEKAPKKIVSVAPSNTEILFALGLGDKIVGRDNYSNYPKEAQEIEVVGDFSGPNVEKIIDLSPDVVFAFSGIPEDAKKLLENSNIKVIVFYPSNIDGVLKNIETVGEIFNVQEEANKVAENMQKKRKEILEKVKNVEKKKVFIDIGDFYSAGPNSFIDSMLEEIHAENIAKDADTQYPQLSLEKIIESNPDVYITISTSKEEIKKLEGIQSINAFKNNNIIEIPMGTEENDMIQRSGPRIVDGLEILAKAIYPEAF, from the coding sequence ATGAATGGATGGAGAAAAGTTTTTGTTGTTATCATGATTGTTTTTTTAACATTTACTTGGACAGCTTGTTCTAATACTACCCATAAAGAAAACACAACAGCGGGAGAAAAAGAGAATACTACAATTGAAGAAGATAAGACTACATATCCTATTACCATTACTGATGATTTAGGAAATAAGGTGACTTTTGAAAAGGCTCCTAAAAAGATTGTGTCTGTAGCTCCGAGTAATACCGAAATTCTTTTTGCTTTAGGATTAGGAGATAAAATAGTTGGAAGAGATAACTATAGCAATTATCCTAAAGAAGCACAAGAGATTGAAGTAGTAGGGGATTTTTCTGGCCCGAATGTAGAAAAAATTATAGATTTATCTCCTGATGTAGTTTTTGCTTTTAGTGGAATTCCCGAGGATGCAAAAAAACTTTTAGAAAATTCTAATATCAAAGTAATAGTTTTTTATCCATCTAATATCGATGGAGTATTAAAAAATATTGAAACAGTAGGAGAAATTTTTAATGTACAAGAAGAGGCGAATAAGGTAGCAGAAAATATGCAAAAGAAACGAAAAGAGATTTTAGAAAAGGTAAAAAATGTAGAAAAGAAAAAAGTATTTATTGATATTGGAGATTTCTACTCAGCAGGACCAAATTCTTTTATTGATTCTATGCTAGAAGAAATTCATGCAGAGAATATTGCAAAGGATGCAGATACACAATATCCTCAATTAAGTTTAGAAAAAATTATTGAATCTAATCCAGATGTATATATTACAATTTCAACATCAAAGGAAGAAATTAAAAAACTAGAAGGAATCCAGTCTATTAATGCTTTTAAAAACAATAATATTATAGAGATTCCTATGGGAACAGAAGAAAATGATATGATACAACGTTCCGGTCCTAGAATTGTAGATGGGTTAGAAATTTTAGCAAAGGCTATTTATCCAGAAGCATTTTAG
- the cobU gene encoding bifunctional adenosylcobinamide kinase/adenosylcobinamide-phosphate guanylyltransferase has translation MGRLTFIIGGARSGKSHYAEKLAKESGKKVSYLATSIPFDEGMKNRIQKHRESRPKEWITIEKYRDFDKILESKEYEETDIFLLDCITIMINNLMFYSNLDFDNCTVEQVEDLEKEIIEQIEKLLALSEYKDMIIVSNEVGMGLVPTYKMGNYYRDIVGRVNQRIASKADEVFFLISGLPMKLK, from the coding sequence ATGGGGCGTTTAACCTTTATTATAGGTGGAGCTCGTAGTGGGAAAAGTCATTATGCTGAAAAATTAGCTAAGGAAAGTGGGAAAAAAGTTTCTTATCTTGCTACCTCTATTCCTTTTGATGAGGGAATGAAAAATCGAATTCAAAAGCATAGAGAAAGCCGTCCAAAAGAGTGGATAACCATTGAGAAATATCGAGATTTTGATAAAATTTTAGAGAGTAAAGAATATGAAGAAACCGATATTTTTTTGCTAGATTGTATAACGATTATGATTAATAATTTAATGTTTTATAGTAATTTAGATTTTGATAATTGCACAGTAGAACAAGTAGAGGATTTAGAGAAAGAAATTATTGAGCAAATAGAAAAACTATTGGCACTATCTGAGTACAAGGATATGATTATTGTTTCTAATGAAGTGGGGATGGGTTTAGTTCCTACATATAAAATGGGAAATTATTATAGAGACATTGTAGGAAGAGTAAATCAAAGAATTGCTTCAAAGGCAGATGAGGTATTTTTTTTGATAAGTGGCCTTCCTATGAAATTAAAGTGA
- a CDS encoding NAD(P)-dependent malic enzyme — MNFSEESLRIHEQKKGKIEVVSKVPLQTRNDLSIAYTPGVAEPCRRIHEKSENVYKYTAKGNLVAVVTDGSAVLGLGNIGGSAGMPVMEGKSILFKSFAGVDAFPICLDTQDVDQIVETVKHIAPTFGGINLEDIAAPKCFEIEQRLKKELDIPVFHDDQHGTAIVVCAGLINALKLVRKEMKEIRVVVNGAGAAGIAITKMLLNLGAEDIIMCDSKGMIYEGSALGNKYKEEIAKITNREQQKGSLKDALVGADVFIGVSVANIVTKEMVQSMNKDAIIFAMANPIPEISYEDAKKAGARVIGTGRSDFPNQINNVLAFPGLFKGALSVRARQITEEMKIAAAYGIASLIQEEDLTEEYVIPDAFDKRVTDIVAKAVADKAVEQGVNRI; from the coding sequence TATTGCATATACCCCTGGAGTTGCAGAACCTTGTAGAAGGATTCATGAAAAGAGTGAAAACGTTTATAAATATACTGCAAAGGGAAATTTAGTGGCAGTAGTGACAGATGGATCAGCGGTATTAGGTTTAGGCAATATTGGTGGTTCTGCAGGGATGCCTGTTATGGAAGGAAAGTCTATATTATTTAAATCTTTTGCTGGGGTTGATGCATTCCCCATCTGTTTAGATACCCAAGATGTAGATCAAATTGTAGAAACTGTAAAACATATTGCTCCTACCTTTGGAGGAATTAATCTTGAGGATATTGCTGCTCCAAAGTGTTTTGAAATTGAACAAAGATTGAAAAAAGAATTAGATATTCCTGTTTTTCATGATGATCAACATGGGACTGCTATTGTAGTTTGTGCAGGATTGATCAATGCTTTAAAACTTGTAAGAAAAGAAATGAAAGAAATTAGGGTGGTAGTAAATGGTGCAGGGGCAGCCGGGATCGCTATTACAAAAATGCTTTTAAATCTTGGAGCAGAAGATATTATTATGTGTGATAGTAAAGGAATGATCTATGAAGGATCAGCTCTAGGAAATAAATATAAAGAAGAGATTGCTAAAATTACGAATAGAGAACAACAAAAGGGAAGTTTAAAGGATGCTTTAGTAGGTGCAGATGTATTTATTGGAGTATCCGTAGCCAATATTGTAACAAAGGAAATGGTTCAATCTATGAATAAAGATGCTATTATTTTTGCTATGGCTAATCCTATTCCTGAAATTTCTTATGAGGATGCAAAAAAAGCTGGTGCAAGAGTAATTGGGACAGGAAGATCGGATTTCCCGAATCAAATCAATAATGTATTAGCTTTTCCTGGTTTATTTAAAGGAGCATTAAGTGTAAGAGCGAGGCAAATTACTGAAGAGATGAAAATAGCAGCAGCTTATGGGATCGCTTCTTTAATTCAAGAAGAAGATTTAACTGAAGAGTATGTAATACCAGATGCCTTTGATAAGAGAGTAACCGATATAGTAGCAAAGGCAGTGGCAGATAAAGCTGTAGAACAAGGAGTGAATCGAATTTAG
- a CDS encoding ABC transporter ATP-binding protein — translation MKKEILKIQDLVVAYGDKKIIDGLNLSIYQGEFVGIIGPNGTGKSTLVRAITNILDYQDGSIWIKGSLNKKLSKRQLAKLVAVVPQEFHIEYAFTNYDIVMMGRNPHIDRKHRLGQRDHKIVKEAMIMTNTWKFRDNFFHELSGGERQRVIIARAIAQQPSIILLDEPTSHLDIHHQLEVMELISRLKRKRGLTVVAVLHDINMAARFSDRLILLSQGKAIAQGSPEEVIQEENLSKVYHMEMMVRDNRILGKKEVIPLRVLKQKVEINDKKIHVICGGATGGKILEQLKSLGLQVSAGVINQGDSDWEICKSLNIPCIEAPPFSHFTSKEAQKNAIFIEKSDFILVTDVPYGRGNLINLELLKEIKKPIYFLKAQGKIDYTQGKATEILEQLQNKKNFHWISSYEEFLKKIIEK, via the coding sequence ATGAAGAAAGAAATATTAAAGATACAGGATCTTGTTGTGGCTTATGGAGATAAAAAAATTATAGATGGATTAAATTTATCCATCTATCAAGGAGAGTTTGTTGGGATAATAGGACCCAATGGGACAGGTAAGTCTACTTTAGTGAGAGCCATTACTAATATTTTAGATTATCAAGATGGGTCCATTTGGATAAAAGGATCTCTTAATAAAAAATTATCCAAACGTCAACTTGCAAAATTAGTAGCAGTAGTACCTCAAGAATTTCATATAGAGTATGCATTTACAAATTATGATATTGTGATGATGGGAAGAAATCCGCATATTGATAGAAAACACAGATTAGGACAGAGGGATCATAAGATTGTAAAAGAAGCTATGATCATGACCAATACATGGAAATTTCGTGATAATTTTTTTCATGAACTTAGTGGAGGGGAACGGCAAAGAGTGATTATAGCTAGAGCTATTGCTCAACAGCCTAGTATTATTTTATTAGATGAGCCTACTTCGCATTTGGATATTCACCATCAATTAGAAGTGATGGAATTAATTAGTCGATTGAAGAGAAAAAGAGGATTGACTGTAGTGGCTGTTTTACATGATATTAATATGGCAGCCAGATTTAGTGATCGATTAATTTTATTAAGTCAAGGAAAAGCGATTGCTCAAGGAAGTCCTGAAGAAGTGATTCAAGAAGAAAACTTATCTAAGGTATATCATATGGAAATGATGGTTCGAGACAATAGAATTTTAGGGAAAAAAGAAGTGATTCCTTTAAGAGTACTCAAGCAAAAAGTAGAAATAAATGATAAAAAAATCCATGTAATTTGTGGAGGCGCTACAGGAGGAAAAATTTTAGAGCAATTAAAATCTTTAGGATTGCAAGTCTCTGCTGGAGTGATCAATCAGGGGGATAGTGATTGGGAAATTTGCAAAAGTTTAAATATTCCCTGTATAGAAGCACCACCTTTTTCTCATTTTACTTCAAAAGAAGCACAAAAAAATGCTATTTTCATAGAAAAATCTGATTTTATATTAGTTACTGATGTACCTTATGGAAGAGGAAATTTAATTAATTTAGAATTATTAAAGGAAATAAAAAAACCGATTTATTTTTTAAAAGCACAGGGGAAAATAGATTATACTCAAGGAAAAGCAACAGAGATTTTAGAACAATTACAGAACAAGAAAAATTTTCACTGGATTTCTAGCTATGAGGAATTTTTAAAAAAGATTATAGAGAAATAG
- a CDS encoding FecCD family ABC transporter permease, producing MRKRVLEKYFIGLVILGCFLTVIICTTIGVADISVRQTMQILIYKMIGWGNIEGIKDSTIAIIWNLRFPRVLLALLVGGTLSICGAAYQGIFKNPMADPFLLGVSSGAALGASVGIILNLNIQFLGLNFISILAFIFALLTLIMVYNISRVGNKVPIPTLLLSGVAMSQFLSAINSILMIFSDKVNQIIYWTLGSLNGKSWNELILLFPYVVISFFVLYGLHRQMDIMLLGEDSASQLGVNTERLKLVVLVVTALITAASVSITGIIGFVGLIIPHIVRIFVGPKHKKIYPYSFLLGGVFLIVCDTIARSLTKQEIPVGVITAVFGGPFFIYLLKKRKSGGL from the coding sequence ATGCGAAAAAGAGTACTAGAAAAATATTTTATAGGATTGGTAATATTGGGGTGTTTTCTTACAGTGATTATTTGTACTACTATAGGTGTAGCGGATATTTCTGTAAGGCAAACCATGCAAATCCTCATTTATAAAATGATTGGATGGGGAAATATTGAAGGGATAAAGGATTCTACCATTGCAATTATATGGAACTTAAGATTTCCTAGAGTTTTATTGGCGTTATTGGTGGGAGGAACGCTATCTATTTGTGGAGCTGCTTATCAAGGAATTTTTAAGAATCCTATGGCTGATCCATTTTTGCTAGGAGTTTCCTCTGGAGCAGCTTTAGGTGCTAGTGTAGGAATTATTCTCAATTTAAATATTCAATTTTTGGGATTGAATTTTATTTCTATTCTTGCTTTTATTTTTGCATTGCTTACTTTAATAATGGTATATAATATTTCTAGGGTGGGAAATAAGGTTCCTATTCCCACCTTATTATTAAGTGGAGTAGCTATGTCACAATTTTTATCCGCTATAAATTCTATTCTTATGATTTTTTCTGATAAAGTAAATCAAATTATTTATTGGACATTAGGAAGCTTAAATGGAAAAAGTTGGAATGAACTTATTCTCCTTTTTCCTTATGTAGTAATTTCTTTTTTTGTTCTTTATGGATTACATAGACAGATGGATATTATGCTTCTAGGAGAAGATAGTGCTTCTCAATTAGGAGTAAATACCGAAAGATTAAAATTAGTAGTATTAGTAGTAACAGCCCTTATAACAGCAGCAAGTGTTAGTATTACTGGGATTATCGGTTTTGTTGGACTGATAATTCCTCATATAGTAAGAATTTTTGTAGGGCCTAAACATAAAAAAATATATCCTTACTCATTTCTTTTAGGTGGAGTATTTCTTATTGTTTGCGATACTATCGCTCGATCTTTAACAAAACAAGAGATTCCTGTTGGAGTAATCACTGCAGTATTCGGAGGACCATTCTTTATTTATTTATTGAAAAAACGTAAAAGTGGAGGCTTATAA
- a CDS encoding 2-hydroxycarboxylate transporter family protein, whose protein sequence is MNNYKIMGIELPYYIVLAIIILIAVTLRVLPIGMIGAFAFMMIFGSLLELIGNHLPIIKTFFGGGPIIVIFGSAALVYFHILPEIVSENITIFMTDGGFLDFYIAALITGSILGMSKKLLVKAAVRYLPTILGGVTVALGLVSIAGLLFDQSPGESMAYIGIPIMGGGMGAGAVPISQVFSGALKMPAEQILSRLVPAVALGNAMAIVAGGFLDKLGKIKPEWTGNGQLMEITDEDMIEKEKSQQKTTVSEYGIGIVIATCFFTLGNIIGYLFKVSIGLDIHPYAWMIISVALVKAFNLLPEKYENACANWYQFVAGNFTAALMMGIGIAYTDLGQVIDAFSLAYFILVLMVIIGAIVGSAFIGKLMGFYPIEAAITAGLCMANMGGTGDVAVLTASKRMELMPFAQISSRLGGAFIILLTTFLIPIIF, encoded by the coding sequence ATGAATAATTATAAAATAATGGGCATAGAATTACCCTATTATATTGTTCTAGCAATTATAATTTTGATAGCGGTAACTTTGAGGGTATTACCCATCGGGATGATTGGAGCTTTTGCATTTATGATGATTTTTGGTTCTTTATTAGAATTAATTGGGAATCATCTTCCGATTATTAAAACTTTTTTTGGAGGAGGGCCCATTATAGTTATTTTTGGGTCTGCAGCGCTTGTTTATTTTCATATCCTTCCTGAGATAGTTTCAGAAAATATTACAATCTTTATGACCGATGGAGGTTTTCTTGATTTTTATATTGCTGCATTAATTACAGGATCTATCCTAGGAATGAGCAAAAAACTATTGGTCAAAGCAGCTGTTAGATATCTGCCTACTATATTGGGAGGAGTAACAGTAGCCCTAGGGTTAGTTTCTATAGCAGGCTTATTATTTGATCAGTCTCCAGGAGAATCTATGGCTTATATAGGAATTCCTATTATGGGTGGAGGTATGGGAGCAGGAGCGGTACCAATTTCTCAAGTATTTTCCGGTGCTTTAAAAATGCCAGCGGAGCAGATATTATCTAGACTTGTTCCAGCAGTTGCCCTAGGAAATGCTATGGCAATTGTAGCAGGAGGTTTCCTAGATAAATTAGGAAAGATAAAACCTGAATGGACTGGAAATGGACAATTAATGGAAATTACAGATGAAGATATGATAGAAAAAGAAAAGTCACAACAAAAAACTACTGTATCAGAGTATGGGATAGGAATTGTAATCGCTACTTGTTTTTTTACTTTAGGAAATATTATAGGATATTTGTTTAAAGTATCCATAGGATTAGACATTCACCCCTATGCTTGGATGATTATTTCTGTAGCCCTTGTAAAGGCTTTTAATTTACTACCGGAAAAATATGAAAATGCCTGTGCCAATTGGTATCAATTTGTAGCAGGAAACTTTACAGCAGCATTAATGATGGGAATTGGGATTGCTTATACGGATTTAGGGCAAGTTATTGATGCTTTTTCCTTAGCTTATTTCATACTTGTATTAATGGTTATTATTGGAGCAATTGTTGGTTCTGCTTTTATAGGAAAATTAATGGGATTTTATCCTATAGAAGCAGCCATTACAGCAGGTTTATGCATGGCAAATATGGGAGGAACAGGAGATGTTGCTGTACTTACAGCATCAAAAAGAATGGAACTTATGCCATTTGCTCAAATTTCTTCTCGATTAGGTGGTGCTTTTATTATATTATTGACAACGTTTTTAATTCCTATTATATTTTAA
- a CDS encoding helix-turn-helix domain-containing protein yields the protein MIDIEDDAKPMKDLFYELVTEPTKESFQNFVESTIGEDNIDFKREWIDREELCKLFLAMANSGGGILIFGIAENENGDFEPIGIETLMDSADIQNKIEKYVPASLKYKIYNFCFEDSKYDKLKAKNFQMVLIEDVPEKLPFLSID from the coding sequence ATGATTGATATAGAGGATGATGCAAAGCCTATGAAAGATTTGTTTTATGAACTTGTAACAGAACCCACAAAAGAAAGCTTTCAAAATTTTGTAGAGTCTACTATAGGAGAAGACAATATAGATTTTAAAAGGGAATGGATTGACCGAGAAGAGCTATGTAAATTATTTTTGGCTATGGCTAATAGTGGGGGCGGTATCCTTATTTTTGGAATAGCAGAAAATGAAAATGGAGATTTTGAACCTATTGGAATAGAAACTTTAATGGATTCTGCAGATATTCAAAACAAAATAGAGAAATATGTTCCAGCTTCTTTAAAATATAAAATCTATAATTTTTGTTTTGAGGACTCTAAATATGATAAATTAAAAGCGAAAAATTTTCAAATGGTTTTAATAGAAGACGTTCCAGAAAAATTACCATTTCTTTCTATAGATTAA